Proteins encoded in a region of the Microbacterium neungamense genome:
- a CDS encoding DUF58 domain-containing protein, translating into MSPRRRRTLTARGAGCLALGVLLVIAGGVAAAPALQYVGALLVLLTVIAVLAVRLPRRRGTVTRVIATDLVAVGEASRVSVRFDLVAPGIPRGVWRDVLPDAVSGTASGEYPDGSRVLRYEITGVRRGISTLGPLILRTVDPFGLAQREQVFGDTRTITVVPQVSALAPLPTRVGAAGGTAQTRSSRLGQGSDDLIPRRYVSGDSMRRIHWRATAHRGDLMVRQEEEESSPDAMVVLDRSAARWPRAGEEPDPGFEAAVSLCASAALRFMQDGYSVDVLDSSGTLLGALRGHEDDRDGLLVALAALAPRGEARDIRSLVGGTAPGPLVMITGRLSEEDAGHLSTAGAAAPMLFASAPEAGALAAASHRGWRTAHLRTGDDLAEVWADALPEFGSARV; encoded by the coding sequence ATGTCCCCCCGTCGGCGCCGGACGCTCACCGCTCGCGGTGCCGGGTGCCTGGCGCTCGGCGTCCTGCTGGTGATCGCCGGCGGCGTGGCCGCCGCCCCCGCGCTGCAGTACGTCGGCGCGCTGCTGGTGCTGCTGACCGTGATCGCCGTGCTGGCGGTGCGGCTGCCGCGCCGGCGCGGCACGGTGACGCGGGTGATCGCGACCGACCTGGTCGCCGTGGGCGAGGCGTCCCGCGTGTCGGTGCGCTTCGACCTGGTGGCCCCCGGCATCCCGCGCGGCGTCTGGCGGGACGTGCTTCCGGACGCGGTCAGCGGCACGGCATCCGGGGAGTACCCGGACGGCAGCCGCGTGCTGCGCTACGAGATCACCGGGGTGCGCCGCGGCATCTCCACGCTGGGGCCGCTGATCCTGCGGACGGTGGACCCGTTCGGGCTCGCCCAGCGGGAGCAGGTGTTCGGCGACACCCGCACCATCACCGTGGTGCCCCAGGTGTCGGCGCTCGCCCCGCTGCCGACGCGGGTGGGTGCCGCGGGCGGCACCGCGCAGACCCGGTCGAGCCGGCTCGGGCAGGGCAGCGACGACCTCATCCCGCGGCGGTACGTGTCCGGCGACTCGATGCGCCGCATCCACTGGCGCGCCACCGCGCACCGCGGCGATCTCATGGTCCGGCAGGAGGAGGAGGAGTCCAGCCCGGACGCGATGGTCGTGCTCGACCGCTCGGCGGCGCGCTGGCCTCGCGCCGGGGAGGAGCCGGATCCCGGCTTCGAGGCGGCCGTGTCGCTGTGCGCCTCCGCCGCCCTGCGCTTCATGCAGGACGGGTACAGCGTGGACGTGCTGGATTCCTCCGGCACGCTGCTCGGGGCGCTGCGCGGGCACGAGGACGACCGGGACGGGCTGCTCGTCGCCCTGGCCGCCCTCGCTCCGCGCGGCGAGGCGCGCGACATCCGCTCCCTGGTGGGCGGGACGGCGCCGGGGCCGCTGGTGATGATCACGGGACGGCTGTCGGAGGAGGACGCCGGGCACCTGAGCACGGCCGGGGCGGCGGCGCCGATGCTGTTCGCCAGCGCACCGGAGGCCGGTGCGCTGGCGGCGGCGTCCCATCGCGGCTGGCGCACCGCGCACCTGCGCACCGGGGACGACCTCGCCGAGGTGTGGGCCGACGCCCTGCCGGAGTTCGGGAGCGCGCGTGTTTGA
- a CDS encoding AAA family ATPase, which yields MHQTASSTSPSLSAEQFAEQTSRIIASVSSVIDGKPEAVRSALVCLLAEGHLLIEDVPGVGKTMLARALAASIDATVRRIQFTPDLLPGDVTGVAVFNPVDREFEFKRGAVFAHIVIADEINRASPKTQSALLEAMEEHQVTVDGTSHPLPAPFLVVATQNPLEMEGTYPLPEAQRDRFMMRISMGYPDAAAEALMIRQRERVNPLAAVTAVTDARAVQQLIAWARGVHVAESLEEYAVALAQATRMDPNLHLGASPRATLQLVRAAKVWAALDGRDFVIPDDLTDLLIPVFAHRLLPARGVHRAGAQPVEAALNQIVARVPVPLAAGRL from the coding sequence ATGCATCAGACCGCATCCTCGACGTCACCGTCGCTCTCCGCCGAGCAGTTCGCCGAGCAGACCTCCCGCATCATCGCATCCGTCTCGTCGGTGATCGACGGCAAGCCCGAGGCGGTGCGCAGCGCGCTGGTGTGCCTGCTCGCCGAGGGGCACCTGCTCATCGAGGACGTGCCCGGCGTGGGGAAGACCATGCTCGCCCGCGCCCTGGCCGCGAGCATCGACGCCACGGTGCGGCGCATCCAGTTCACCCCCGACCTGCTGCCCGGGGACGTCACCGGGGTCGCCGTGTTCAACCCGGTCGACCGCGAGTTCGAGTTCAAGCGCGGCGCCGTGTTCGCGCACATCGTGATCGCCGACGAGATCAACCGCGCCTCGCCGAAGACCCAGTCGGCGCTGCTGGAGGCGATGGAGGAGCACCAGGTCACCGTCGACGGCACCTCGCACCCGCTGCCCGCGCCGTTCCTCGTCGTCGCCACCCAGAACCCGCTCGAGATGGAGGGCACCTACCCGCTGCCGGAGGCGCAGCGCGACCGCTTCATGATGCGGATCTCGATGGGGTACCCGGATGCCGCCGCGGAGGCGCTGATGATCCGGCAGCGCGAGCGGGTGAATCCGCTCGCCGCGGTCACGGCGGTGACGGATGCCCGGGCCGTGCAGCAGCTGATCGCCTGGGCGCGCGGGGTGCACGTCGCCGAGTCGCTCGAGGAGTACGCCGTGGCGCTGGCGCAGGCCACCCGCATGGACCCGAACCTGCACCTCGGGGCGAGCCCGCGCGCCACGCTGCAGCTGGTCCGCGCGGCGAAGGTGTGGGCGGCGCTGGACGGCAGGGACTTCGTCATCCCGGACGACCTGACCGACCTGCTGATCCCCGTCTTCGCGCACCGGCTGCTGCCGGCCCGCGGGGTGCACCGCGCAGGGGCGCAGCCGGTGGAGGCCGCGCTGAACCAGATCGTCGCCCGGGTGCCGGTGCCGCTCGCCGCCGGCCGGCTCTGA